One Helianthus annuus cultivar XRQ/B chromosome 12, HanXRQr2.0-SUNRISE, whole genome shotgun sequence genomic region harbors:
- the LOC110897178 gene encoding uncharacterized protein LOC110897178 translates to MADARNINDDNDDNNDAVRQEAFENRVTEVAEGVMQANLPRLAQEVESRVLGVVDAMMTSRFEELKELIEGSKSRGKERRCTYKDFMACHPTTYNGKIDPIECQRWISNIEAVFIRSRCDKEDQVMFATGLLTHQAKDWWDAHSKEVGEDRLQVMTWQEFKGPFMRYHCPQSAIDKIQEDFLRLRQKNESVNEIANNFMDKMKFCGELVTTERMKISRFYGVLKAEVREFITPSKCETLEELIDLARDREIEIKRQEERGEKRPSEKGASFSPSKKGKFQDQGRKGKSKGGITPCKTCGKLHTGECLLGKKGCFKCGKEGHSSYQCPDNPKTCFNCFEKGHIKSECPKLQQGSKKEDKRQEGSRAKGRMFQITSEEAKSQPNVVSGVKEEGTSTKQAEGAQDRGKAPL, encoded by the coding sequence ATGGCTGATGCAAGAAATAtcaatgatgataatgatgataacaaTGATGCGGTTAGACAAGAAGCATTCGAAAACAGAGTCACGGAAGTAGCGGAAGGGGTTATGCAAGCCAATCTACCTCGGTTAGCTCAAGAAGTAGAAAGCCGAGTTCTGGGGGTTGTGGATGCTATGATGACGAGTAGGTTCGAAGAGTTGAAGGAATTAATCGAAGGATCCAAGAGTAGAGGTAAGGAACGAAGGTGCACTTACAAGGATTTTATGGCTTGTCATCCGACGACGTATAACGGTAAAATAGATCCTATTGAATGTCAAAGATGGATCTCGAACATAGAGGCGGTCTTTATACGAAGCCGGTGTGATaaggaggatcaagtgatgttcgCTACCGGTTTACTAACCCATCAAGCGAAGGATTGGTGGGATGCTCACAGCAAGGAGGTAGGCGAAGACAGACTGCAAGTTATGACTTGGCAGGAGTTTAAGGGGCCCTTCATGAGATATCATTGTCCTCAGTCGGCTATCGACAAGATTCAGGAGGATTTCTTACGCCTCCGGCAGAAAAATGAATCAGTAAATGAAATAGCAAACAattttatggataagatgaagttctgtggGGAATTGGTAACAACCGAGAGAATGAAGATAAGTCGTTTTTATGGTGTGTTAAAGGCAGAAGTTAGAGAGTTCATCACTCCCTCAAAATGTGAAACTCTTGAAGAGCTCATTGATTTAGCGCGGGATAGAGAGATCGAAATTAAAAGGCAAGAGGAGCGAGGTGAAAAGAGGCCGAGTGAAAAAGGTGCAAGTTTTAGTCCATCCAAGAAGGGGAAGTTTCAGGATCAAGGAAGAAAGGGTAAGTCGAAAGGTGGGATTACACCATGCAAGACATGTGGAAAGCTCCATACCGGAGAGTGTTTGCTAGGTAAGAAGGGGTGCTTTAAATGCGGTAAGGAGGGGCATTCGTCCTATCAATGCCCGGATAACCCGAAGACCTGTTTCAATTGTTtcgaaaaagggcatatcaagtcAGAATGTCCAAAGCTTCAACAAGGATCAAAGAAAGAAGATAAGAGGCAAGAGGGTTCTAGGGCAAAGGGGAGAATGTTTCAGATCACGTCTGAAGAAGCCAAGTCCCAACcaaatgtggtctcag